Proteins from one Listeria innocua genomic window:
- a CDS encoding HD domain-containing protein: MGIHQYFQSLSDLENIYRCPGKFKYQEHSVAEHSYKVTSIAQFFGAVEEDAGNEVNWRALYEKALNHDYSELFIGDIKTPVKYATTELREMLSEVEESMTKNFISREIPATFQPIYRHLLKEGKDSTLEGKILAISDKVDLLYESFGEIQKGNPENIFVEIYSEALATIYEYREMASVKYFLKEILPDMLAEKGIEKTELPQLTTEITTKALRDE; encoded by the coding sequence ATGGGAATTCATCAATATTTCCAAAGTTTATCGGATTTAGAGAACATTTATCGTTGCCCGGGAAAATTTAAATATCAAGAGCATTCGGTTGCAGAACACTCTTACAAGGTTACTTCTATTGCACAGTTTTTTGGAGCTGTAGAAGAAGATGCGGGCAATGAGGTTAATTGGCGTGCTTTATATGAAAAAGCGTTGAATCATGACTATTCAGAGCTTTTTATTGGTGACATTAAAACACCTGTAAAATACGCAACGACAGAACTAAGAGAAATGCTCTCTGAAGTGGAAGAAAGCATGACTAAAAATTTTATTAGCCGCGAGATACCAGCAACTTTCCAACCGATTTATCGACACTTGTTAAAAGAAGGGAAAGACAGTACGTTAGAAGGGAAAATTCTCGCTATATCTGATAAAGTAGACTTGTTATATGAGTCCTTTGGCGAGATCCAAAAAGGTAATCCAGAAAACATTTTTGTTGAAATTTATAGTGAAGCACTTGCGACTATTTATGAATACCGAGAAATGGCCAGTGTAAAATACTTTTTAAAAGAAATTTTACCAGATATGCTTGCTGAAAAAGGTATTGAAAAGACGGAATTACCACAACTTACTACAGAAATAACGACAAAAGCATTGCGTGACGAGTAA
- the phoU gene encoding phosphate signaling complex protein PhoU, whose product MVVRKIFTEQLNDLHQHLMEMGMLANEAIFKAVKSLVHRDTELAKQVVAEDKAINNMELSLEQRSFELIALQQPVGMDLRKIVTVLKTSSDLERIGDHAVSIAKTAILIGESKVLKPIPEIPEMGEIVKSMLQDVLKAYLSEDDEAAREIAARDNEVDKLHKIVYQKCINFMQEEPEHIEDVSQLLLVSQYIERIGDYVTNVCEWIVYLKSGEIEDLNR is encoded by the coding sequence ATGGTAGTCAGAAAAATTTTCACAGAACAGTTAAACGACTTGCATCAACATCTAATGGAAATGGGAATGCTTGCGAATGAAGCGATTTTTAAAGCAGTAAAATCACTCGTACATCGTGACACGGAGCTTGCTAAACAAGTAGTCGCAGAAGATAAGGCAATTAATAATATGGAGCTCTCACTGGAACAACGCTCTTTTGAGTTAATCGCTTTGCAACAACCAGTCGGTATGGATTTACGGAAAATCGTTACCGTGCTCAAAACAAGTTCAGATTTAGAACGTATTGGTGATCACGCAGTAAGTATTGCCAAAACAGCTATTTTAATTGGCGAAAGTAAAGTTTTAAAGCCGATTCCTGAAATTCCAGAAATGGGTGAAATTGTAAAATCAATGCTGCAAGATGTCTTAAAAGCATATCTTTCGGAAGATGATGAGGCTGCTCGTGAAATAGCAGCACGCGACAATGAAGTAGATAAACTGCATAAAATCGTTTATCAAAAATGTATTAATTTTATGCAAGAAGAACCTGAGCACATTGAAGATGTATCGCAATTACTTTTAGTTTCTCAATATATTGAACGCATTGGTGATTATGTGACGAATGTTTGTGAATGGATTGTTTACTTGAAGAGCGGTGAAATTGAAGATTTAAATAGATAA
- a CDS encoding PspC domain-containing protein, with product MRKLYKSSSQKMFAGVCGGLAEYFGIEVTIIRLIWAGAVLFLGTGILLYILAAIIMPKATPESEWE from the coding sequence ATGAGAAAGTTATATAAATCTTCATCACAAAAAATGTTTGCTGGTGTTTGTGGTGGGCTTGCAGAATACTTTGGTATTGAAGTAACAATCATTCGTCTAATTTGGGCTGGAGCAGTTCTATTCTTAGGTACTGGGATTTTACTTTATATTCTAGCTGCGATTATTATGCCAAAAGCAACACCTGAATCAGAATGGGAGTGA
- the uvrA gene encoding excinuclease ABC subunit UvrA, with translation MDKEKIVIQGARAHNLKNIDVEIPRDKLVVMTGLSGSGKSSLAFDTIYAEGQRRYVESLSAYARQFLGQMDKPDVDLIEGLSPAISIDQKTTSRNPRSTVGTVTEIHDYLRLLYARVGHPVCPNHGIEITSQTIEQMVDRVLEYPEKTRIQIMAPIVSGKKGTHKKTIEEIKKEGYVRIRVDGEIYDINDEIEIEKNKKHSIEIIIDRIVIKEGINTRLYDSIEAALRLADGYAVVEIMGDKELLFSEHYACPYCGFSVGELEPRMFSFNSPFGACPTCDGLGTKLEVDVDTVIPDRSLTLNEGAIVPWRPISSQYYPQMLASACKEFGIDMDTPIEELSKEALDIVLNGSKDKEFYFEYKNDFGMTRETWIPFEGILPNIERRYRETNSDFTRDQMAQYMTDLPCPSCKGYRLKEETLSVKVNNHHIGQISEFSINEALDFFDSLELSEKETQIAAPIFKEVRARLGFLKNVGLDYLTMSRAAGTLSGGEAQRIRLATQIGSRLTGVLYILDEPSIGLHQRDNDRLINTLQSMRDIGNTLIVVEHDEDTMMAADYLIDIGPGAGEHGGRIVAAGTPEEVAKNKNSITGDYLSGKKFIPVPAKRRKGNGLELEIVGAKANNLKNVNAKIPLATFSCVTGVSGSGKSSLVNEVLRKALARKLNRNHAKPGEHKEIKGIENLEKIINIDQSPIGRTPRSNPATYTGAFDDIRDLFASTNEAKVRGYKKGRFSFNVKGGRCEACKGDGIIKIEMHFLPDVYVPCEVCHGKRYNGETLDIRYKGKNIAEVLEMTVEEGLEYFTNQPRIARKLQTIVDVGLGYIRLGQPATTLSGGEAQRVKLASELHKRSNGKSFYILDEPTTGLHADDIGRLLKVLQRLVEENGDTVLVIEHNLDVIKQADYLIDLGPEGGDGGGQIIATGTPEKIARSKKSYTGKYLKPILERDKERTEERIATAKKK, from the coding sequence TTGGATAAAGAAAAAATAGTCATTCAAGGTGCAAGAGCCCATAATTTAAAAAACATTGATGTAGAGATTCCAAGAGATAAATTAGTAGTGATGACCGGGCTTTCTGGTTCAGGAAAATCTTCGCTAGCTTTTGATACAATTTATGCAGAAGGACAAAGACGTTATGTAGAGTCTTTGTCTGCTTATGCTCGCCAATTTTTAGGTCAAATGGATAAACCGGATGTAGATTTAATTGAAGGGTTAAGCCCAGCTATTTCTATCGATCAGAAAACTACTAGCCGTAATCCGCGATCTACCGTTGGGACAGTTACAGAAATACATGATTACTTGCGTTTACTCTATGCACGAGTGGGGCATCCAGTGTGTCCAAACCACGGCATTGAAATCACTTCCCAAACAATCGAACAAATGGTAGACCGTGTGCTCGAATACCCAGAAAAAACACGTATTCAAATTATGGCGCCTATAGTTTCTGGTAAAAAAGGAACACATAAGAAAACAATTGAAGAAATTAAAAAAGAAGGCTACGTACGTATTCGGGTTGATGGAGAAATATACGATATTAACGACGAAATCGAAATCGAAAAAAACAAAAAACATTCTATCGAAATTATAATCGATCGTATTGTCATTAAAGAAGGCATAAATACTCGACTATATGATTCTATTGAAGCTGCTCTACGCCTGGCTGATGGATACGCAGTAGTGGAAATTATGGGTGATAAAGAATTACTATTTAGCGAACATTATGCATGTCCTTATTGTGGTTTTTCGGTTGGTGAATTAGAGCCAAGAATGTTTTCATTTAATAGCCCGTTTGGTGCTTGTCCTACTTGTGATGGACTTGGAACAAAATTAGAAGTAGACGTGGACACGGTTATTCCGGATAGAAGTTTAACATTAAATGAAGGCGCAATTGTTCCGTGGAGACCAATTAGTTCACAATATTATCCACAAATGCTAGCTTCTGCTTGTAAAGAATTTGGAATTGATATGGATACACCGATAGAAGAACTTTCGAAAGAAGCATTAGATATTGTTTTAAATGGTTCAAAAGACAAAGAATTTTACTTTGAATACAAAAATGATTTTGGTATGACACGAGAAACTTGGATTCCGTTTGAAGGAATTCTGCCAAACATCGAACGTCGTTACCGTGAAACTAATTCAGATTTCACTCGCGATCAAATGGCGCAGTATATGACGGATTTACCTTGCCCATCTTGTAAAGGATATCGTCTTAAAGAAGAAACACTTTCTGTCAAAGTGAACAATCATCACATAGGGCAAATTAGCGAGTTTTCCATCAATGAAGCTCTTGATTTCTTTGATAGCCTAGAGCTTTCAGAAAAAGAAACGCAAATCGCGGCGCCAATTTTCAAAGAAGTGCGAGCTAGACTAGGGTTCTTAAAAAATGTTGGGCTTGATTATTTAACAATGAGCCGTGCTGCTGGAACTTTATCAGGAGGAGAAGCACAGCGAATTCGACTAGCAACCCAAATTGGTTCGAGATTGACTGGCGTACTTTACATTCTTGATGAGCCTTCCATTGGACTTCATCAGCGTGATAACGATCGATTGATCAACACACTTCAAAGTATGCGAGATATTGGAAATACGCTTATTGTCGTGGAACATGATGAAGACACAATGATGGCAGCAGATTATCTGATTGATATTGGTCCAGGTGCTGGAGAACATGGCGGGCGAATTGTTGCAGCCGGAACGCCAGAAGAAGTGGCGAAGAACAAAAACTCTATCACCGGGGATTATCTTTCTGGCAAAAAATTCATTCCTGTTCCTGCCAAAAGAAGAAAAGGAAACGGACTTGAATTAGAAATCGTCGGAGCTAAAGCAAACAACTTAAAAAATGTAAATGCCAAAATACCACTAGCTACTTTTTCATGTGTGACTGGGGTATCCGGTTCCGGAAAAAGCTCACTAGTCAATGAAGTACTAAGAAAAGCGCTAGCGAGAAAGCTTAATCGAAATCACGCCAAACCAGGTGAACATAAAGAAATAAAAGGAATCGAAAACCTAGAAAAAATCATCAATATCGATCAATCTCCAATCGGTAGAACACCAAGATCTAATCCAGCAACATATACTGGCGCGTTTGATGATATTCGTGATCTATTCGCGAGTACTAATGAAGCCAAAGTCCGTGGTTACAAAAAAGGCCGTTTCAGTTTCAACGTAAAAGGCGGTCGTTGTGAGGCATGTAAGGGCGATGGAATCATAAAAATCGAAATGCACTTTTTACCAGATGTTTATGTACCTTGCGAAGTTTGTCATGGTAAACGCTATAATGGCGAAACTTTGGATATTCGCTACAAAGGGAAAAACATTGCCGAAGTGCTAGAAATGACTGTGGAAGAAGGGTTAGAATATTTCACTAACCAACCGCGAATTGCTCGCAAACTGCAAACCATTGTCGATGTGGGACTGGGCTATATTCGTCTCGGTCAACCTGCAACAACTCTTTCTGGCGGTGAGGCGCAACGTGTGAAACTAGCGTCCGAACTTCATAAACGCAGCAACGGTAAATCATTCTACATCCTTGATGAACCAACCACTGGACTCCATGCAGATGACATCGGCCGTTTACTAAAAGTATTACAAAGACTTGTAGAAGAAAACGGCGATACAGTTCTTGTTATTGAACATAATTTAGATGTTATTAAACAAGCTGACTACTTGATTGACTTAGGTCCAGAAGGTGGCGATGGCGGCGGTCAAATTATCGCAACTGGCACACCAGAAAAAATCGCGCGTTCTAAAAAATCATACACAGGCAAATACTTAAAACCAATTTTAGAACGTGACAAAGAACGCACAGAAGAACGTATTGCAACAGCTAAGAAAAAATAA
- a CDS encoding DUF4097 family beta strand repeat-containing protein, with protein sequence MDKKLRRSRVDRKVGGVFGGLAEFLGIDATLLRLIYIIITIITMKTGIAIIAYIVALFVIPSSDTSNEEVLERHRRRVDEKRRRHADRNEARQEVREAMRNSRHHNRQKPVRPEPIHHGARRKEARPRPVREFNFDDATFRSFTIRVATGDVIIRSWDKDQMKIRAVLAVHEKARSIRQLSEEKLWDYFFSQTMLDISPDSFTFESKNELLKTDLVVTIPKRLYEQVKIQLLNGNLKYDDTAAEDAIIKTRHGDIRSSGASGKFLSTESKDGEIFFKRSSVENVDMSTAKGDIALQGNFHTTIAKAAQGDVEYILENETSSAADLEAPNGDIRIQIPPTWNVDGTLGTKKEKIYFDLKNAKIWDDAERTFVFTQNAEEISMATLQAKVGNGIIKVSELETKNV encoded by the coding sequence ATGGATAAAAAATTAAGAAGATCAAGAGTGGACCGGAAAGTCGGCGGTGTTTTTGGCGGACTAGCCGAATTTCTAGGAATAGATGCCACACTTCTACGCCTTATCTATATTATCATCACGATTATTACGATGAAAACCGGTATTGCGATTATTGCTTACATCGTTGCCTTGTTTGTGATTCCTTCTTCTGATACAAGTAATGAGGAAGTACTTGAACGGCACCGTCGCCGCGTTGATGAAAAAAGAAGACGCCACGCCGACCGTAATGAAGCGAGACAGGAAGTGCGAGAAGCGATGAGAAATAGCCGTCATCACAACAGACAAAAACCAGTTAGACCAGAACCAATCCATCACGGAGCAAGAAGAAAAGAAGCTCGTCCTCGTCCAGTGCGAGAATTCAATTTTGACGATGCAACTTTCCGCTCTTTTACAATAAGAGTAGCTACTGGGGATGTTATTATCCGTTCTTGGGACAAAGATCAAATGAAAATTCGTGCCGTACTAGCTGTACACGAAAAAGCACGCTCCATTCGTCAATTAAGTGAAGAAAAACTCTGGGATTACTTCTTTAGCCAAACAATGCTAGACATTTCACCAGATAGTTTCACTTTTGAATCAAAAAATGAATTACTAAAAACAGATTTAGTTGTTACTATTCCAAAACGTTTATATGAACAAGTAAAAATTCAATTACTTAATGGTAATTTGAAATATGATGATACAGCTGCAGAAGATGCTATTATCAAAACACGTCACGGTGATATTCGTTCTTCAGGAGCTAGTGGTAAATTCCTCAGCACGGAATCCAAAGACGGTGAAATTTTCTTCAAACGTAGCTCTGTTGAAAATGTAGATATGTCTACTGCTAAAGGAGACATTGCTCTTCAAGGTAATTTCCATACAACAATTGCTAAGGCGGCTCAAGGGGATGTTGAATATATTCTCGAAAATGAAACTTCCTCAGCTGCAGATTTAGAAGCACCAAATGGCGATATTCGGATTCAAATCCCGCCAACATGGAATGTTGATGGAACACTCGGAACGAAAAAAGAAAAAATTTACTTCGACTTAAAAAATGCAAAAATTTGGGATGACGCAGAAAGAACTTTTGTTTTCACTCAAAATGCAGAAGAGATAAGTATGGCAACACTTCAAGCGAAAGTAGGAAATGGAATTATCAAAGTTTCTGAACTCGAAACAAAGAACGTTTAA
- a CDS encoding ArsR/SmtB family transcription factor gives MENAKQTLDEETLFSVTQIFKALSDPTRVQILNLLQEREYSVNEIARTLTFNQTTVSHQLRFLKNLRLVKSRREGTTIYYMQDDNHVLELLTQAIRHVHHH, from the coding sequence ATGGAAAACGCAAAACAAACTTTAGATGAAGAGACGCTTTTTAGTGTAACGCAAATTTTCAAGGCGCTTTCTGATCCGACACGTGTTCAAATTTTAAACCTGCTTCAAGAGCGAGAATACTCTGTGAATGAAATTGCGCGAACGCTGACTTTTAATCAAACAACGGTTTCACACCAGCTCCGTTTTTTAAAAAACTTAAGGCTTGTGAAATCAAGACGTGAAGGCACTACAATTTATTATATGCAAGATGATAATCACGTATTAGAATTACTGACCCAAGCAATTCGCCACGTGCACCATCACTAA
- the uvrB gene encoding excinuclease ABC subunit UvrB → MKDKFELVSKYSPQGDQPRAIEQLVAGLKKGLKHQTLLGATGTGKTFTVSNVIQEVNKPTLVMAHNKTLAGQLYSEFKEFFPNNAVEYFVSYYDYYQPEAYVPQSDTYIEKDASINDEIDKLRHSATAALFERRDVIIIASVSCIYGLGSPVEYGEMLVSLRVGMEISRDQLLRKLVDIQYDRNDIDFQRGRFRVRGDVVEIFPASRDEHCMRIEFFGDEIERIREVDALTGEIIGDREHVSIFPASHFVTRPDIMKKAIVNIKAELEDRLKVLRAENKLLEAQRLEQRTNYDIEMMEEMGYCSGIENYSRHLSLRPAGVTPYTLLDYFPDDFQIVIDESHVTMPQIRGMFNGDQARKQMLVDHGFRLPSALDNRPLRLEEFEKHINQIMFISATPGPYELEKNPDVIEQIIRPTGLLDPIVEIRPIQGQIDDLMDEINDRVEKNERVLITTLTKKMSEDLTNYLKEAGVKVQYLHSEVKTLERIEIIRDLRLGVYDVIVGINLLREGIDLPEVSLVAILDADKEGFLRSERSLIQTMGRAARNENGRVIMYADKMTDSMRNSISETERRRKIQIEYNEKHGITPKTIRKEIRGIIAATSAADEREAIKQHDLSKMSKKERDIFIEGMEHEMKEAAKALDFERAAELRDALLEIKAEG, encoded by the coding sequence TTGAAGGATAAATTTGAGTTAGTTTCTAAGTATAGCCCACAAGGAGACCAACCTAGAGCAATAGAACAATTAGTTGCGGGATTAAAAAAAGGCTTAAAACACCAAACCTTACTTGGGGCAACCGGTACAGGGAAAACTTTTACTGTATCTAATGTAATTCAAGAAGTAAATAAACCAACTCTTGTTATGGCACATAATAAGACGCTAGCGGGACAATTATATAGTGAATTCAAAGAGTTTTTCCCGAATAATGCAGTGGAATACTTTGTTAGTTACTATGATTATTACCAGCCAGAAGCTTATGTACCGCAGAGTGATACCTACATTGAAAAAGACGCTAGTATCAATGACGAAATAGATAAGCTTCGTCACTCCGCTACAGCAGCACTTTTTGAACGTAGAGATGTAATTATTATCGCCAGTGTATCTTGTATTTATGGTTTAGGTTCGCCGGTCGAATACGGAGAAATGCTAGTTTCGCTTCGGGTAGGCATGGAGATTAGCCGAGACCAATTGTTACGCAAGCTGGTTGATATTCAATATGACCGAAATGATATTGATTTTCAGCGCGGTCGTTTTCGTGTCCGCGGAGATGTGGTCGAAATTTTCCCGGCATCTAGAGATGAACACTGTATGAGAATTGAATTTTTTGGCGACGAAATTGAACGTATTAGGGAAGTAGATGCCCTTACTGGAGAAATCATAGGCGACAGAGAACACGTTTCTATTTTCCCAGCATCTCACTTTGTTACTAGACCAGATATTATGAAAAAAGCAATTGTTAATATAAAAGCAGAACTTGAAGACCGCCTTAAAGTCTTAAGAGCAGAAAATAAACTACTGGAAGCACAGCGTCTTGAACAGAGAACCAATTACGATATAGAAATGATGGAAGAAATGGGTTATTGTTCAGGTATTGAAAACTATTCAAGACATTTATCACTACGTCCAGCGGGAGTAACTCCATATACATTGCTAGATTATTTCCCAGATGATTTCCAAATAGTTATTGATGAATCACATGTAACGATGCCTCAAATTCGTGGCATGTTCAACGGGGACCAAGCCAGAAAGCAAATGCTAGTCGATCATGGTTTTAGGTTGCCAAGCGCACTTGATAACCGTCCACTTCGATTAGAAGAATTTGAAAAGCATATTAATCAAATTATGTTTATCTCTGCAACCCCAGGCCCATACGAATTAGAAAAGAATCCAGATGTAATTGAACAAATCATTCGACCTACCGGACTACTAGATCCAATTGTCGAAATACGTCCTATCCAAGGTCAGATAGATGATTTAATGGATGAAATCAATGATCGAGTTGAGAAGAACGAACGAGTTCTAATCACTACTTTAACGAAAAAAATGTCGGAGGATTTGACGAATTACCTAAAAGAAGCCGGCGTAAAAGTTCAATATTTACATTCTGAGGTAAAAACATTAGAGCGAATTGAAATTATTCGTGACCTTCGATTAGGGGTATACGATGTTATTGTTGGGATTAACTTACTCCGTGAAGGAATCGATTTACCAGAGGTGTCCTTGGTAGCAATTTTAGATGCCGATAAAGAAGGTTTCTTACGTTCAGAACGTTCCTTAATCCAAACGATGGGACGAGCTGCCCGTAATGAAAATGGACGAGTAATTATGTACGCAGATAAAATGACAGATTCCATGCGCAATTCGATTAGTGAAACTGAACGTCGTCGTAAAATCCAAATTGAATATAACGAAAAACATGGCATCACACCAAAAACAATTAGAAAAGAAATTCGTGGCATTATCGCAGCAACTTCTGCCGCAGATGAACGAGAAGCAATAAAACAACATGATTTAAGTAAAATGTCTAAGAAAGAACGAGATATTTTCATTGAAGGTATGGAACACGAGATGAAAGAAGCAGCCAAAGCACTTGATTTCGAACGTGCAGCTGAACTTCGTGATGCTTTACTGGAAATAAAAGCGGAAGGATGA
- the hprK gene encoding HPr(Ser) kinase/phosphatase — protein sequence MTKSVTVKDLKERLNLELICSETGLERPILTSDLSRPGLELTGFFSYYPEDRVQLFGMTEISFSEGMEPEERLKRYKQMCTKRTPAFVISRNLEVPKELVAAAKEADIPVLRSRLKTTRLSVYITNYLESRLAPVISMHGVLVDIYGLGVLITGSSGVGKSETALELVKRGHRLVADDNVEIRQEDEMTLIGSSPAIIEHLLEIRGLGIINVMTLFGAGAVRSSKKITIVVHLENWDPDKHYDRVGLDQEKTKIFDMDIPKITVPVRPGRNLSVIIEVAAMNFRLKNMGYNAAEQFTQDLNNLIGHNSSMND from the coding sequence ATGACAAAATCGGTTACGGTAAAGGATTTAAAGGAACGACTTAATTTAGAGCTAATTTGTTCAGAAACGGGACTTGAAAGACCAATTTTAACAAGTGATTTATCTCGGCCTGGTTTGGAACTTACTGGATTTTTCTCGTATTATCCAGAAGACCGTGTGCAGCTTTTTGGAATGACGGAAATTTCTTTTTCAGAAGGTATGGAGCCGGAAGAACGACTTAAAAGATATAAGCAAATGTGTACGAAACGGACGCCTGCTTTTGTGATTTCTCGAAATTTAGAAGTGCCGAAAGAATTAGTAGCAGCAGCGAAAGAAGCAGATATTCCAGTTCTTCGTTCGCGCTTAAAGACTACGCGTTTATCCGTTTATATTACGAACTATTTAGAAAGCAGATTGGCACCTGTTATCTCAATGCATGGTGTTTTAGTAGATATTTACGGACTTGGCGTTTTAATTACAGGTAGTAGTGGTGTTGGTAAGAGTGAAACAGCGCTCGAACTTGTAAAACGTGGACATAGACTCGTAGCAGATGATAATGTAGAAATTCGTCAAGAAGATGAAATGACGCTCATCGGTTCATCGCCAGCAATTATCGAGCATTTACTAGAGATTCGAGGCCTCGGAATTATTAATGTAATGACTTTATTTGGAGCAGGAGCTGTACGTTCCAGTAAAAAAATTACTATCGTTGTGCACCTTGAAAACTGGGATCCAGATAAGCATTATGATCGCGTTGGGTTGGACCAAGAGAAGACTAAAATCTTTGATATGGACATTCCAAAAATTACTGTTCCTGTTCGTCCAGGGCGAAATTTATCTGTTATTATAGAAGTAGCAGCAATGAATTTCCGTTTGAAAAATATGGGCTACAATGCGGCAGAACAATTTACACAAGACCTAAACAATTTAATAGGTCATAATAGTAGCATGAATGATTAA
- a CDS encoding CsbA family protein encodes MDQIISALIFPCLLVILFARITYNRYVALVLMVVLIAASAKLGYTSSFWLITIDAFSMTIGFVVATYMLRRLKKSGSDF; translated from the coding sequence ATGGATCAAATTATATCTGCACTTATTTTCCCTTGTCTGCTTGTCATTCTCTTTGCGCGCATCACGTATAACCGTTATGTCGCCTTAGTGCTTATGGTGGTTTTGATAGCCGCTTCTGCCAAATTGGGTTACACAAGTTCGTTTTGGCTAATCACGATAGACGCCTTTTCGATGACAATTGGTTTTGTCGTAGCCACATACATGTTACGACGTTTAAAGAAAAGCGGCAGTGACTTTTAA
- a CDS encoding DUF4097 family beta strand repeat-containing protein, giving the protein MENERKRILELVKQGIISTEEALTLLENISKKEGKSAAKENIRRSTAPREERVEEPEEEPTYDYSKGWNNEGNPYTAPKSRKRRPEPTPENHEHQEENENSSKDREDSMRNMVNDLSQAGEKIGSFLNSAFKQVKDMPFPFLTSTKIERDFIYHDTTLSILEFEIANGNVEFKPSDSNDIKVHAMIKLFKEYPEDEALKIFFDKTTLRVDEETLRFESTSKQIVTNLTVYLPRREYDYVSVKMLNGNFHMDELSGRDLFVKTTNGNVSIGTLNATLAEIESINGNVRIQNGEIRDVALKTFNGNVAVKGNYYSTNLQTKNGNVNYQLTGNEATFLKAKTGAGNIEVIVPTTIGVDGRFHTNLGKLYLDLKDAEVLQSKTESVSKSIVFTKLPTAADSSLKIEAEATTGSVKIRDAK; this is encoded by the coding sequence ATGGAAAATGAACGTAAACGTATTCTCGAATTAGTGAAACAAGGTATCATTTCTACTGAAGAGGCCCTTACCCTACTTGAAAATATTTCTAAAAAAGAAGGTAAATCCGCAGCAAAAGAAAATATCCGTCGTTCTACAGCACCAAGAGAAGAACGTGTTGAAGAACCGGAAGAAGAACCAACGTATGATTATAGCAAAGGTTGGAACAATGAAGGAAATCCTTACACTGCTCCGAAAAGCCGTAAGAGACGCCCAGAACCAACTCCAGAAAACCATGAGCACCAAGAAGAAAATGAAAATTCTTCTAAAGACCGTGAAGACTCCATGCGCAATATGGTCAATGACTTATCACAAGCTGGTGAAAAGATCGGTTCTTTCCTAAACAGCGCGTTTAAACAAGTAAAAGATATGCCGTTTCCATTTCTTACATCTACTAAGATTGAACGTGATTTCATTTACCACGACACAACGCTTTCAATTTTAGAATTTGAAATTGCTAATGGTAATGTTGAATTTAAACCATCCGACTCAAATGATATTAAAGTTCACGCGATGATTAAACTTTTCAAAGAATATCCAGAAGATGAAGCACTTAAAATCTTTTTTGATAAAACGACTTTACGTGTAGATGAAGAAACATTGCGTTTTGAATCAACATCGAAACAAATCGTTACGAATTTAACTGTGTACTTGCCTCGTCGTGAGTATGATTATGTTTCTGTAAAAATGCTGAATGGTAATTTCCACATGGATGAATTATCAGGCCGCGATTTATTTGTAAAAACAACAAATGGTAATGTTAGCATTGGTACACTAAATGCTACTTTAGCTGAAATTGAATCAATTAATGGGAATGTACGTATCCAAAATGGTGAAATCCGTGATGTAGCACTTAAAACATTTAACGGTAATGTGGCAGTAAAAGGTAATTATTACTCAACAAACTTGCAAACTAAAAATGGTAACGTTAATTATCAGCTAACTGGTAATGAAGCTACTTTCTTAAAAGCTAAAACGGGTGCCGGTAATATCGAAGTAATCGTACCAACAACTATTGGTGTAGATGGTCGCTTCCATACAAACCTGGGAAAACTATATTTAGACTTAAAAGATGCAGAAGTACTTCAATCAAAAACTGAATCAGTAAGTAAATCAATTGTATTTACTAAACTACCAACAGCAGCTGATTCTTCACTAAAAATCGAAGCAGAAGCAACTACAGGTTCCGTTAAGATTCGTGATGCAAAATAA
- a CDS encoding phage holin family protein, whose product MRWIIGVIINSVLFVALSGFFTSFHVDGFTTALLASFILAILNMLIRPILLLLTLPINIFTLGLFTFVINAIMLEMTTFFIGDSFQIDGFGTALIIAAIMAFANMIINSVLWGNKEN is encoded by the coding sequence ATGCGTTGGATTATAGGCGTAATCATTAACTCGGTGCTTTTTGTAGCATTATCTGGATTCTTTACAAGTTTCCACGTAGATGGATTCACGACGGCGCTACTAGCGAGTTTTATATTAGCAATTCTTAATATGCTAATTAGACCTATTTTACTCCTTTTAACTTTACCGATTAATATATTTACACTTGGGCTTTTCACCTTTGTGATTAATGCAATTATGCTTGAAATGACTACTTTCTTTATTGGAGATTCTTTCCAAATTGATGGTTTTGGTACAGCGTTGATTATTGCAGCAATTATGGCTTTTGCAAACATGATTATTAATTCCGTTTTATGGGGTAATAAAGAAAATTAA